A part of Kitasatospora acidiphila genomic DNA contains:
- the sufB gene encoding Fe-S cluster assembly protein SufB has translation MTDTVSHPELEGLGTYEYGWSDPDVAGSVAKRGLSEEVVRDISAKKSESEWMLNLRLKGLKLFGKKPMPTWGSDLSGIDFDNIKYFVRSTEKQAESWEDLPADIKATYDKLGIPEAEKQRLVAGVAAQYESEVVYHQIREDLEEQGVIFLDTDTALREHPELFHEYFGTVIPPGDNKFASLNTAVWSGGSFIYVPKGVHVDIPLQAYFRINTENMGQFERTLIIVDEDAYVHYVEGCTAPIYSSDSLHSAVVEIIVKKGGRCRYTTIQNWSNNVYNLVTKRAVAYEGATMEWVDGNIGSKVTMKYPAVYLMGEHAKGETLSIAFAGEGQHQDAGAKMVHLAPNTSSNIVSKSVARGGGRTSYRGLIEIGEGSKGAKSNVLCDALLVDTISRSDTYPYVDVREDDVSMGHEATVSKVSEDQLFYLMSRGMTEFEAMAMIVRGFVEPIARELPMEYALELNRLIELQMEGSVG, from the coding sequence ATGACTGACACCGTTTCCCACCCCGAGCTCGAGGGTCTGGGTACCTACGAGTACGGCTGGTCGGACCCCGACGTTGCCGGCTCGGTGGCCAAGCGCGGCCTGAGCGAGGAGGTCGTCCGCGACATCTCGGCGAAGAAGTCCGAGTCGGAGTGGATGCTCAACCTGCGCCTCAAGGGTCTGAAGCTCTTCGGCAAGAAGCCGATGCCGACCTGGGGTTCCGACCTCTCGGGCATCGACTTCGACAACATCAAGTACTTCGTGCGCTCGACCGAGAAGCAGGCGGAGTCCTGGGAGGACCTGCCGGCCGACATCAAGGCGACCTACGACAAGCTCGGCATCCCGGAGGCGGAGAAGCAGCGCCTGGTCGCCGGTGTCGCCGCGCAGTACGAGTCCGAGGTGGTCTACCACCAGATCCGCGAGGACCTGGAGGAGCAGGGCGTCATCTTCCTGGACACCGACACGGCGCTGCGCGAGCACCCGGAGCTGTTCCACGAGTACTTCGGCACCGTGATCCCGCCCGGCGACAACAAGTTCGCCTCGCTGAACACGGCCGTCTGGTCCGGCGGTTCGTTCATCTACGTGCCGAAGGGCGTGCACGTCGACATCCCGCTGCAGGCCTACTTCCGGATCAACACCGAGAACATGGGCCAGTTCGAGCGGACCCTGATCATCGTCGACGAAGACGCCTACGTGCACTACGTCGAGGGCTGCACCGCGCCGATCTACTCCTCGGACTCGCTGCACAGCGCCGTGGTCGAGATCATCGTCAAGAAGGGCGGCCGCTGCCGCTACACGACCATCCAGAACTGGTCGAACAACGTCTACAACCTGGTCACCAAGCGCGCCGTGGCGTACGAGGGCGCGACCATGGAGTGGGTCGACGGCAACATCGGCTCCAAGGTCACCATGAAGTACCCGGCCGTCTACCTGATGGGCGAGCACGCCAAGGGCGAGACCCTGTCGATCGCCTTCGCCGGTGAGGGCCAGCACCAGGACGCCGGCGCCAAGATGGTGCACCTGGCGCCCAACACCTCGTCCAACATCGTCTCCAAGTCGGTGGCGCGCGGCGGCGGCCGGACCTCCTACCGCGGTCTGATCGAGATCGGCGAGGGCTCCAAGGGCGCCAAGTCCAACGTGCTCTGCGACGCGCTGCTGGTCGACACCATCTCCCGCTCCGACACCTACCCGTACGTGGACGTCCGCGAGGACGACGTGTCGATGGGCCACGAGGCGACCGTCTCCAAGGTCAGCGAGGACCAGCTCTTCTACCTGATGAGCCGCGGGATGACCGAGTTCGAGGCGATGGCGATGATCGTCCGCGGCTTCGTCGAGCCGATCGCGCGTGAGCTGCCGATGGAGTACGCGCTGGAGCTCAACCGGCTGATCGAGCTGCAGATGGAGGGTTCGGTCGGCTGA
- a CDS encoding ABC transporter ATP-binding protein, producing MHPNPAVEIAGLVKRYAGKTAVDGLDLRIDRGAVTAVLGPNGAGKTTTIETCEGYRRPDAGTVRVLGLDPVRQAAELRPRIGVMLQAGGVYAGARAVEMLRHTAKLHAHPLDVDALVERLGLDSCGHTSYRRLSGGQQQRLALAMAVVGRPELVFLDEPTAGLDPQARRATWELVRDLRRDGVTVVVTTHHMDEAEELADRVAIVDHGKVIAEGSPAELCRGGAEDSLHFEAPAGLDLGGLIKVLPDGASATEPTPGRYRVQASPVDPQLVATVTGWCASTGVLPERVTVRQRTLEEVFLELTGRELRS from the coding sequence ATGCATCCGAACCCCGCCGTCGAGATCGCCGGCCTGGTCAAGCGGTACGCCGGGAAAACCGCGGTGGACGGCCTGGACCTGCGCATCGACCGCGGCGCCGTGACCGCCGTGCTCGGCCCCAACGGCGCCGGCAAGACCACCACCATCGAGACCTGCGAGGGCTACCGCCGACCGGACGCGGGCACCGTGCGCGTGCTCGGCCTGGACCCGGTCCGGCAGGCCGCCGAACTGCGCCCCCGGATCGGCGTGATGCTGCAGGCCGGCGGCGTGTACGCGGGCGCGCGGGCCGTCGAGATGCTCCGGCACACCGCCAAGCTGCACGCCCACCCGCTGGACGTCGACGCCCTGGTCGAGCGGCTCGGCCTGGACTCCTGCGGCCACACCAGCTACCGCCGGCTCTCCGGCGGCCAGCAGCAGCGCCTGGCCCTGGCGATGGCCGTGGTCGGCCGCCCCGAGCTGGTCTTCCTGGACGAGCCCACCGCCGGCCTGGACCCGCAGGCCCGCCGCGCCACCTGGGAGCTGGTCCGCGACCTGCGCCGCGACGGCGTCACCGTGGTGGTCACCACCCACCACATGGACGAGGCCGAGGAACTCGCCGACCGGGTCGCCATCGTGGACCACGGCAAGGTGATCGCCGAAGGCAGCCCGGCCGAGCTGTGCCGGGGCGGCGCCGAAGACAGCCTGCACTTCGAGGCGCCCGCCGGCCTCGACCTGGGCGGACTGATCAAGGTGCTGCCCGACGGCGCCTCCGCCACCGAGCCGACCCCGGGCCGCTACCGGGTGCAGGCCTCCCCGGTCGACCCGCAGCTGGTCGCCACCGTGACCGGCTGGTGCGCCTCCACCGGGGTGCTGCCGGAGCGGGTGACCGTGCGGCAGCGCACCCTCGAAGAGGTCTTCCTCGAACTGACCGGACGGGAGCTGCGCTCATGA
- a CDS encoding ABC transporter permease, which yields MSTYSPAPGAAPVGRMLLAQTAFETKMLLRNGEQLLLTVVIPTVLLVLFSAVDVVSVTGPGKRVDFLAPGLLALAVMSTAFTGQAIATGFERRYGVLKRLGASPLPRWALLTAKTGCVLVTEALQVALLSVIALALGWSPHGNPVSVVLLLILGTAAFSGLGLLMAGTLKAEATLAAANLVFILLLLAGGVIVPLTKFPGAVRSVLELLPISALSDGLRSVLQNGAGVPWGDLGLLAGWAVVALAAAARFFRWE from the coding sequence ATGAGTACCTATTCGCCTGCCCCGGGCGCGGCGCCGGTCGGCCGGATGCTGCTGGCCCAGACCGCCTTCGAGACCAAGATGCTGCTGCGCAACGGCGAACAGCTGCTGCTCACCGTGGTGATCCCGACCGTGCTGCTGGTGCTGTTCAGCGCCGTGGACGTGGTGTCGGTGACCGGCCCCGGCAAGCGCGTCGACTTCCTGGCCCCAGGCCTGCTGGCGCTCGCGGTGATGTCCACCGCATTCACCGGGCAGGCCATCGCCACCGGCTTCGAGCGCCGCTACGGGGTCCTCAAGCGGCTCGGCGCCAGCCCACTGCCGCGCTGGGCGCTGCTCACCGCCAAGACCGGGTGCGTGCTGGTCACCGAGGCGCTGCAGGTGGCGCTGCTGTCGGTGATCGCGCTGGCCCTGGGGTGGTCGCCGCACGGCAATCCTGTCTCCGTGGTGCTGCTGCTGATCCTGGGCACCGCCGCCTTCTCCGGACTCGGCCTGCTGATGGCCGGCACCCTCAAGGCGGAGGCCACCCTGGCGGCGGCCAACCTGGTCTTCATCCTGCTGCTGCTCGCGGGCGGGGTGATCGTGCCGCTCACCAAGTTCCCGGGTGCCGTGCGCTCGGTGCTGGAACTGCTGCCGATCAGCGCACTCTCGGACGGGCTGCGGTCCGTACTGCAGAACGGCGCGGGGGTGCCCTGGGGCGACCTCGGGCTGCTGGCCGGCTGGGCAGTGGTGGCGCTGGCGGCTGCGGCGCGGTTCTTCCGCTGGGAGTAA
- a CDS encoding COX15/CtaA family protein — protein MRGSQWRPGARSGIRRPTILSVRNPFSLLAERWQPSPVIVRRAAMSAVVMAVVIVVTGGAVRLTGSGLGCHTWPTCNGESITPTPANGLHGKIEFTNRMLTYVLCAAVGWFILAARCSRPWRDSLSKWGWAQFWVVMSNAVLGGITVLVGLNPYVVGAHMLSALALLWIAVLGWERSKEGDGPVRPLVAEPLRKLSYLLVGVTWALVAAGTLVTGAGHHPGDSSDVPRIAWLSYDQLTQVHADFVFLTVGLSLAMVFILGAVKAPAPAKARARELFLVLLAQAVIGYVQYFTDAPEILVGIHMLGASLVLIAAVRIPLALRTRGELPTELPAQEAALETAAA, from the coding sequence ATGCGAGGTTCCCAGTGGCGCCCCGGCGCAAGATCAGGTATAAGGCGACCTACGATATTGAGCGTGCGTAACCCCTTCTCGCTGCTCGCCGAGCGCTGGCAGCCCTCCCCCGTCATCGTCCGCCGGGCCGCGATGTCAGCCGTCGTGATGGCGGTCGTGATCGTGGTGACCGGTGGCGCCGTGCGGCTGACCGGGTCCGGGCTCGGCTGCCACACCTGGCCCACCTGCAACGGTGAGAGCATCACGCCGACGCCCGCCAACGGGCTGCACGGCAAGATCGAGTTCACCAACCGGATGCTGACCTACGTGCTGTGCGCGGCGGTCGGCTGGTTCATCCTGGCGGCCCGGTGCTCGCGGCCGTGGCGGGACAGCCTGAGCAAGTGGGGCTGGGCGCAGTTCTGGGTGGTGATGAGCAACGCGGTGCTCGGTGGCATCACGGTGCTGGTCGGCCTCAACCCGTACGTGGTGGGCGCGCACATGCTCTCGGCGCTGGCGCTGCTGTGGATCGCGGTGCTGGGCTGGGAGCGCAGCAAGGAGGGCGACGGGCCGGTGCGGCCGCTGGTCGCGGAGCCGCTGCGCAAGCTGAGCTACCTGCTGGTCGGGGTGACATGGGCGCTGGTGGCCGCGGGCACCCTGGTGACCGGTGCCGGGCACCACCCGGGCGACTCCAGCGACGTGCCGCGGATCGCGTGGCTCAGCTACGACCAGCTGACCCAGGTGCACGCGGACTTCGTCTTCCTCACCGTCGGGCTCTCGCTGGCGATGGTGTTCATCCTCGGTGCCGTGAAGGCGCCGGCGCCGGCCAAGGCGCGGGCCCGGGAGCTGTTCCTGGTGCTGCTGGCCCAGGCGGTGATCGGGTACGTGCAGTACTTCACCGACGCACCGGAGATCCTGGTCGGCATCCACATGCTGGGCGCCTCGCTGGTCCTGATCGCCGCCGTGCGGATCCCGCTGGCGCTGCGCACCCGGGGCGAGCTGCCGACGGAACTCCCGGCCCAGGAGGCCGCCTTGGAGACCGCCGCAGCCTGA
- a CDS encoding heme o synthase, with amino-acid sequence MTAVESRPAGVLGTTPPHRPLGARVGAFVALTKPRIIELLLMSTVPVMFLAQRGVPDLWRVLAVVLGGYLSAGGANALNMYYDRDIDAVMSRTERRPLVTGMVSPREALVFGITLGVVSTLWLGFLVNWLSSGLALAGLLFYVFVYTMGLKRRTAQNIVWGGIAGCMPVLVGWAAVTDSLSWAPVVLFLVIFFWTPPHYWPLSMKVRDDYAKAGVPMLPVTAGNLAVAKQIVAYSWIMVAVSLALWPLDHTSWLYPSAAAVLGAFWLKEAHGLYARAKAGVVGAKLKEMRLFHWSITYLTLLMVAVAVDPFLR; translated from the coding sequence GTGACCGCCGTCGAATCCCGCCCCGCCGGGGTCCTCGGGACGACCCCCCCACACCGGCCACTGGGGGCCCGTGTCGGGGCATTTGTCGCACTGACCAAGCCGCGGATCATCGAGCTGCTGCTGATGAGCACCGTGCCGGTGATGTTCCTGGCGCAGCGCGGGGTGCCCGACCTGTGGCGAGTGCTCGCGGTGGTCCTCGGCGGCTACCTCTCGGCCGGCGGCGCCAACGCGCTCAACATGTACTACGACCGCGACATCGACGCGGTGATGAGCCGGACCGAGCGGCGCCCGCTGGTCACCGGGATGGTCTCGCCGCGCGAGGCACTGGTCTTCGGCATCACGCTGGGTGTGGTCTCCACGCTCTGGCTGGGCTTCCTGGTGAACTGGCTGTCCTCCGGGCTGGCGCTGGCCGGGCTGCTGTTCTACGTCTTCGTCTACACCATGGGCCTGAAGCGGCGCACCGCGCAGAACATCGTCTGGGGCGGGATCGCCGGCTGCATGCCGGTGCTGGTCGGTTGGGCCGCGGTCACCGACTCGCTGTCCTGGGCGCCGGTGGTGCTCTTCCTGGTGATCTTCTTCTGGACGCCGCCGCACTACTGGCCGCTGTCGATGAAGGTGCGCGACGACTACGCCAAGGCCGGCGTGCCGATGCTGCCGGTGACCGCCGGCAACCTGGCGGTGGCCAAGCAGATCGTCGCGTACAGCTGGATCATGGTGGCGGTCTCGCTGGCGCTCTGGCCGCTGGACCACACCAGCTGGCTCTACCCGAGCGCGGCGGCCGTGCTGGGCGCGTTCTGGCTGAAGGAGGCGCACGGGCTGTACGCGCGCGCCAAGGCCGGTGTGGTGGGCGCCAAGCTCAAGGAGATGCGACTCTTCCACTGGTCCATCACCTACCTGACGCTGCTGATGGTCGCGGTCGCGGTGGACCCGTTCCTGCGCTGA
- the tkt gene encoding transketolase: MSTTPTNAIDWSALDERTVDTARVLAMDAVQKVGNGHPGTAMALAPAAYVIFQRFLRHDPTDPNWVGRDRFVLSPGHTSMTLYTQLFLSGYGLELDDLKSFRVHGSRTPGHPEHGHTAGVETTTGPLGQGIANAVGMAMAARYERGLFDPDAAAGTSPFDHTIWAIVSDGDLEEGISAEASSLAGHQALGNLVALYDDNHISIEGDTHTAFSEDVLKRYEAYGWHVQRVTPKANGDIDVQALAAALAAAKAETSRPSMIAMRTIIAWPAPDAQNTAKAHGSALGAEEIAATKKVLGFDPERTFEVSDEVLSHARQVIQRGKATRAEWEQTYLEWRSANPTRAAEFDRIQAGELPNGWKKEIPHFPAGKDVATRKASGDTLKALGALIPELWGGSADLAESNLTTIDEGSSFLPDGNPLKGAGPYGRTIHFGIREHAMGSTMNGIALHGRTRVYGGTFLVFSDYMRPAVRLAALMKLPVTYVWTHDSIGLGEDGPTHQPVEHLAALRAIPGLSVVRPADANETAVAWRTVLERQTTHPGPVGLALTRQGVPTWDREVFGSADGTAKGGYVLAEASTGVPQVILIGTGSEVQLAVKARETLEAEGIPTRVVSMPSVEWFNEQDQAYRDQVLPPSVKARVSVEAGIALGWRDLVGDHGQIISLEHFGASADYKVLYQEFGITAEAVAHAAHKSLRSLEAVNR; this comes from the coding sequence GTGAGCACGACGCCGACGAACGCAATTGACTGGTCCGCTCTGGACGAGCGCACGGTGGACACGGCCCGCGTGCTGGCCATGGACGCGGTGCAGAAAGTCGGGAACGGGCATCCCGGCACCGCGATGGCCCTCGCTCCGGCCGCCTACGTCATCTTCCAGCGCTTCCTGCGCCACGACCCGACCGACCCCAACTGGGTCGGCCGCGACCGCTTCGTGCTGTCGCCGGGCCACACCAGCATGACCCTCTACACCCAGCTCTTCCTCTCCGGCTACGGCCTGGAGCTGGACGACCTGAAGTCGTTCCGGGTGCACGGCAGCCGGACCCCGGGCCACCCGGAGCACGGCCACACCGCGGGTGTCGAGACCACCACCGGCCCGCTCGGCCAGGGCATCGCCAACGCCGTGGGCATGGCGATGGCGGCCCGCTACGAGCGCGGCCTGTTCGACCCGGACGCGGCGGCCGGCACCTCGCCGTTCGACCACACCATCTGGGCCATCGTCTCCGACGGCGACCTGGAGGAGGGCATCTCCGCCGAGGCCTCCTCGCTGGCCGGCCACCAGGCGCTGGGCAACCTGGTCGCGCTCTACGACGACAACCACATCTCGATCGAGGGCGACACCCACACCGCCTTCTCCGAGGACGTGCTGAAGCGCTACGAGGCCTACGGCTGGCACGTGCAGCGGGTCACGCCCAAGGCCAACGGCGACATCGACGTGCAGGCGCTGGCCGCCGCGCTGGCCGCCGCCAAGGCCGAGACCTCGCGCCCGTCCATGATCGCGATGCGCACCATCATCGCCTGGCCGGCGCCGGACGCGCAGAACACCGCCAAGGCGCACGGCTCGGCGCTCGGCGCCGAGGAGATCGCCGCCACCAAGAAGGTGCTGGGCTTCGACCCGGAGCGCACCTTCGAGGTCAGCGACGAGGTGCTCAGCCACGCCCGCCAGGTGATCCAGCGCGGCAAGGCCACCCGCGCCGAGTGGGAGCAGACCTACCTGGAGTGGCGCTCGGCCAACCCGACCCGGGCCGCCGAGTTCGACCGGATCCAGGCCGGCGAGCTGCCGAACGGCTGGAAGAAGGAGATCCCGCACTTCCCGGCCGGCAAGGACGTCGCCACCCGCAAGGCCAGCGGCGACACCCTCAAGGCGCTCGGCGCGCTGATCCCGGAGCTGTGGGGCGGCTCGGCCGACCTCGCCGAGTCCAACCTCACCACCATCGACGAGGGCAGCTCGTTCCTGCCCGATGGCAACCCGCTCAAGGGCGCCGGCCCCTACGGCCGGACGATCCACTTCGGCATCCGCGAGCACGCCATGGGCTCGACCATGAACGGCATCGCGCTGCACGGCAGGACCCGGGTCTACGGCGGCACCTTCCTGGTGTTCTCCGACTACATGCGCCCGGCGGTCCGACTGGCCGCGCTGATGAAGCTGCCCGTCACCTACGTCTGGACGCACGACTCGATCGGCCTCGGCGAGGACGGCCCGACCCACCAGCCGGTGGAGCACCTGGCCGCGCTGCGCGCCATCCCGGGCCTGTCGGTGGTCCGCCCGGCCGACGCCAACGAGACGGCCGTCGCCTGGCGCACCGTGCTGGAGCGCCAGACCACCCACCCCGGCCCGGTCGGCCTGGCGCTGACCCGCCAGGGCGTGCCGACCTGGGACCGCGAGGTCTTCGGCTCCGCCGACGGCACCGCCAAGGGCGGCTACGTGCTGGCCGAGGCCTCGACCGGCGTGCCGCAGGTGATCCTGATCGGCACCGGCTCCGAGGTGCAGCTCGCGGTCAAGGCCCGCGAGACCCTGGAGGCCGAGGGCATCCCGACCCGGGTGGTCTCGATGCCGTCCGTCGAGTGGTTCAACGAGCAGGACCAGGCCTACCGCGACCAGGTGCTGCCCCCGAGCGTCAAGGCCCGGGTGTCGGTCGAGGCCGGCATCGCCCTGGGCTGGCGCGACCTGGTCGGTGACCACGGCCAGATCATCAGCCTGGAGCACTTCGGCGCCTCCGCCGACTACAAGGTTCTGTACCAGGAGTTCGGCATCACCGCCGAGGCAGTGGCGCACGCGGCGCACAAGTCGCTGCGTTCGCTCGAAGCCGTCAACCGCTGA
- the tal gene encoding transaldolase: MTDALKRLSDEGVSIWLDDLSRSRLNSGNLAELVQSKHVVGVTTNPTIFQKAIAGSGDTSYDSQLRDLAVRKVTTDEAIRMITTSDVRDAADVLRPVYDASNGRDGRVSIEVDPRLAHQTAPTVAEAKQLWWLVDRPNVFIKIPATKAGLPAITEVIGRGISVNVTLIFSLDRYKAVIDAFLTGLEQAKGKGIDLSSIESVASFFVSRVDTEIDKRLDGIGTDEAKALRSKAALANARLAYQAYEEVFGSVDGKKPASERWKALEAAGAKPQRPLWASTGVKDPALPDTLYVTELVAPGTVNTMPEATLDATGDHGQVTGDTITGGYAEAKAVLDALAKVGVDYDDVVQVLEDEGVQKFDASWQELLDTVTASLAGFADGK; the protein is encoded by the coding sequence ATGACTGACGCACTGAAGCGCCTCAGCGACGAAGGCGTGTCGATCTGGCTGGACGACCTCAGCCGGAGCCGGCTCAACAGCGGCAACCTGGCCGAGCTCGTGCAGAGCAAGCACGTGGTCGGCGTGACCACCAACCCGACCATCTTCCAGAAGGCGATCGCCGGCAGCGGCGACACCTCCTACGACAGCCAGCTGCGCGACCTGGCCGTCCGCAAGGTCACCACGGACGAGGCGATCCGCATGATCACCACCTCGGACGTGCGGGACGCGGCCGACGTGCTGCGCCCGGTCTACGACGCCAGCAACGGCCGCGACGGCCGGGTCTCCATCGAGGTCGACCCGCGGCTGGCCCACCAGACCGCGCCGACCGTGGCCGAGGCCAAGCAGCTGTGGTGGCTGGTGGACCGTCCCAACGTGTTCATCAAGATCCCCGCCACCAAGGCCGGCCTGCCCGCGATCACCGAGGTGATCGGCCGCGGGATCAGCGTCAACGTGACCCTGATCTTCTCGCTGGACCGCTACAAGGCCGTGATCGACGCCTTCCTGACCGGTCTGGAGCAGGCCAAGGGCAAGGGCATCGACCTCTCCTCGATCGAGTCGGTCGCCTCGTTCTTCGTCTCCCGCGTCGACACCGAGATCGACAAGCGGCTGGACGGGATCGGCACCGACGAGGCCAAGGCGCTGCGCTCCAAGGCCGCGCTGGCCAACGCCCGCCTCGCCTACCAGGCCTACGAGGAGGTCTTCGGCTCGGTGGACGGCAAGAAGCCGGCCTCGGAGCGCTGGAAGGCCCTGGAGGCCGCCGGCGCCAAGCCGCAGCGCCCGCTCTGGGCCTCCACCGGCGTCAAGGACCCGGCGCTGCCGGACACCCTGTACGTCACCGAGCTGGTCGCCCCCGGCACCGTCAACACCATGCCCGAGGCCACCCTGGACGCCACCGGCGACCACGGCCAGGTCACCGGTGACACCATCACCGGCGGCTACGCCGAGGCCAAGGCCGTGCTGGACGCGCTGGCCAAGGTCGGCGTGGACTACGACGACGTGGTCCAGGTCCTGGAGGACGAGGGCGTGCAGAAGTTCGACGCCTCCTGGCAGGAGCTGCTCGACACCGTGACGGCCTCGCTGGCCGGCTTCGCCGACGGCAAGTGA
- the opcA gene encoding glucose-6-phosphate dehydrogenase assembly protein OpcA — translation MRIDLTDTTSSKINSALMDARRASGSTAAGMVLTMVIVVDEGSAYDALKCANDASREHPSRILAVIKRAGRSPRARAGARLDAEILVGSDAGSGETVVLRLHGELTSHAQSVVLPLLLPDAPVVVWWPENAPLNPAQDPLGALAQRRITDAVTAESPVGQLAVRADSYTPGDTDLAWTRITGWRSMLAAALDQKPVRISGAVVEGESYNPSVELLGLWLHDRLRVPVQRIVTDGPGITAVRLRTKDGDIVLDRPDGLMGTLSIPGSPDRMVALKRRDTAELIAEELRRLDEDAIYAAAVRTSVDKLADEEAGVEAAVAKPVAEVVDQAAEEAAADIAEATEPAKPAAKKSAAKKRTGA, via the coding sequence ATGAGGATCGACCTGACGGACACCACGTCCAGCAAGATCAACAGTGCCCTGATGGACGCCCGCCGGGCCAGCGGTTCCACCGCGGCCGGCATGGTGCTCACCATGGTCATCGTGGTGGACGAGGGCAGCGCCTACGACGCCCTCAAGTGCGCCAACGACGCCTCCCGCGAGCACCCCTCGCGGATCCTCGCGGTGATCAAGCGGGCCGGCCGTTCGCCGCGGGCCCGCGCCGGGGCCCGGCTGGACGCCGAGATCCTGGTGGGTTCGGACGCCGGCTCGGGCGAGACGGTGGTGCTGCGACTGCACGGCGAGCTGACCTCGCACGCGCAGTCGGTGGTGCTGCCGCTGCTGCTGCCGGACGCCCCGGTGGTGGTCTGGTGGCCGGAGAACGCGCCGCTGAACCCCGCGCAGGACCCGCTGGGTGCGCTCGCCCAGCGCCGGATCACCGACGCGGTCACCGCCGAGTCGCCGGTCGGCCAGCTGGCGGTGCGCGCCGACAGCTACACCCCGGGCGACACCGACCTCGCCTGGACCAGGATCACCGGCTGGCGCTCGATGCTGGCCGCCGCCCTGGACCAGAAGCCGGTCCGGATCTCCGGCGCGGTGGTCGAGGGCGAGTCCTACAACCCCAGCGTCGAGCTGCTCGGCCTCTGGCTGCACGACCGGCTGCGGGTGCCGGTGCAGCGGATCGTCACCGACGGTCCGGGCATCACCGCGGTGCGCCTGCGCACCAAGGACGGCGACATCGTGCTGGACCGGCCGGACGGGCTGATGGGCACCCTGTCCATCCCCGGCTCGCCCGACCGGATGGTGGCGCTGAAGCGGCGCGACACCGCCGAGCTGATCGCCGAGGAGCTGCGCCGACTGGACGAGGACGCCATCTACGCGGCGGCCGTGCGGACCAGCGTGGACAAGCTCGCCGACGAGGAGGCGGGGGTCGAGGCCGCCGTGGCCAAGCCGGTCGCCGAGGTGGTCGACCAGGCTGCCGAGGAGGCGGCCGCGGACATCGCCGAGGCCACCGAGCCGGCGAAGCCGGCGGCCAAGAAGTCCGCCGCCAAGAAGCGGACCGGCGCATGA
- the pgl gene encoding 6-phosphogluconolactonase — protein sequence MTGVPQLVVHRDKELMAQAAAARLITRIVDAQAARGTASVVLTGGRNGNALLAAIAESPARDAVDWSRLDLWWGDERFVPAADPERNAVQAGDELLAKVPLDPARVHFMPASDGVAGADVEAAAERYAEELAAAAGPEDHAGVPAFDVLLLGVGPDTHVASLFPEHPAVRETARTVVGVRGAPKPPPTRISLTLPAIRAAREVWLLAAGEDKADAVAMALTSPGELQAPASGAYGTVRTLWLLDRAAAAKLPPALYPPASA from the coding sequence ATGACCGGGGTGCCGCAGCTGGTGGTGCACCGCGACAAGGAGCTGATGGCCCAGGCGGCCGCCGCGCGACTGATCACCAGGATCGTCGACGCGCAGGCCGCCCGGGGCACCGCCTCCGTGGTGCTCACCGGCGGGCGCAACGGCAATGCGCTGCTGGCCGCGATCGCCGAGTCCCCCGCCCGGGACGCGGTGGACTGGTCGCGGCTGGACCTGTGGTGGGGCGACGAGCGCTTCGTGCCCGCCGCCGACCCGGAGCGCAACGCCGTGCAGGCCGGCGATGAACTGCTGGCCAAGGTCCCGCTGGACCCGGCGCGGGTGCACTTCATGCCCGCCTCGGACGGCGTGGCCGGCGCCGATGTGGAGGCCGCCGCCGAGCGGTACGCCGAGGAGCTGGCGGCCGCCGCCGGCCCCGAGGACCACGCCGGGGTGCCCGCCTTCGACGTGCTGCTGCTCGGCGTCGGCCCGGACACCCATGTCGCCTCGCTCTTCCCCGAGCACCCGGCCGTGCGGGAGACCGCGCGCACCGTGGTCGGGGTGCGCGGGGCGCCCAAGCCGCCGCCGACCCGGATCTCGCTCACCCTGCCGGCCATCCGGGCGGCCCGCGAGGTCTGGCTGCTGGCGGCCGGCGAGGACAAGGCGGACGCGGTGGCGATGGCGCTGACCAGCCCGGGCGAGCTGCAGGCCCCGGCCTCCGGGGCGTACGGCACGGTCCGCACGCTCTGGCTGCTGGACAGGGCGGCGGCCGCCAAGCTGCCGCCGGCGCTCTACCCTCCGGCCTCGGCCTGA
- a CDS encoding RNA polymerase-binding protein RbpA, producing the protein MASGNAIRGSRVGAGPMGEAERGESAPRNRISFWCANKHETRPSFAAEAVIPDTWDCPRCGFPAGQDEHNPPAPSRNEPYKTHLAYVRERRTDADGEAILAEALAKLRGEI; encoded by the coding sequence GTGGCAAGTGGCAACGCCATTCGAGGCAGCAGGGTCGGGGCCGGCCCGATGGGTGAGGCGGAGCGCGGCGAGTCCGCTCCCCGCAACCGGATCTCCTTCTGGTGCGCCAACAAGCACGAGACGCGCCCCAGCTTCGCCGCCGAGGCCGTCATCCCGGACACCTGGGACTGCCCGCGCTGCGGGTTCCCGGCCGGGCAGGACGAGCACAACCCGCCGGCGCCCTCGCGCAACGAGCCGTACAAGACGCACCTGGCCTACGTCCGGGAGCGTCGCACGGACGCGGACGGCGAGGCGATCCTGGCCGAGGCGCTGGCCAAGCTGCGTGGCGAGATCTGA